One Leguminivora glycinivorella isolate SPB_JAAS2020 chromosome 15, LegGlyc_1.1, whole genome shotgun sequence genomic window, GATTTCGATTAcgcgatttttatttttttaatatttttataacgatttttaagtaaaaaagaTCGATCCCTATTACAAAAACGTGCTCGATAAAACCACCGGTGTCGGGCGGTAGTCCCCGTCTCCGCGCCCGCGTCAGTGCAACTACCGAGGTAGCGTCTACGAGAGGATGCGGATCGCCTGGTGCGCCGGCGCCGAGCACGCGGGGCAAggcgcgccgcccgccgccaGCCGCTGCGCGCACTCCAGGCAGAACAGGTTGTGGCCGCACGGCACCagcgccgccgccacgccgcgcTCGCCGCacaccgcgcacgcgcgcaccGGCGACGCCGCCGGCGACGGCCGCGTGCCCCACGCCCACACGCCCGCCGTGCCGCCGCCCGGCGACTCGAACGACGGCGACTCGCCCAGGCCCTCGTCGCGCTCCGTCGACGACCAGATGCCGAGCAGGTCGCCCAGCCGCGCCGACGACCCGCCCGACGAGCACGAGCCCGCCGACGAGAACGCCGCCTCCTGCTCGGGGCGCGGCAGCAGCGACGCCAGCCCGGCGCGGTACAGCTGCGCCAGCGGCTCGCTGTCCGCGGCCGGCGTGGCGCCCGCGGGGCCGCCGGCGGCGCCGGTGCGCAGCGCGATGTGGGCTTCGATCTCCTTGCGGGCGGCCTCCACGCTCTCGGGCAGCCCGGTCACCTCGAAGACGGGCTCGCGCTCGCGCGAGGGCGTCACGATGTACGTGTGCGTCGTGTGCTGGATGCGCTTGATGGTGGCGCCCTTGGGGCCGACGACGAGGCCGACGACGCGGTAGGGCACGCGCACCTGCGCGGTCACGTGGCCGGGCGCgccggcgggcggcggcggcgcggcgccgcACTTGCGCGAGGCGCGGATCTGCGAGAAGTGCTCGGCGGCGGAGAGGATCTCGCGCTTGGCGCGCGCCACGTCCTCCTTGCGCCCGGTCACCACGAACACGGGCTCCTCCCCGCGCACCGGTGTCTTGATGTACGTGTTGGTCTTCGCCCGCAGCGCTTTGATTTTGCAGCCTGAAACAATGGAGATCAAACGTTAATGCCAGGTTATTCTGGTTGAGTTGGCGCCCGAGCGCTATTTAAGGGTACAgggcttttataaaaaaatatttaggaaTTTTGCCGGAGTTCTAGATCATACTTCAACAGCGTTAAATTTTTACGTGACTGATTTTACACACGGTATGCCTATTAACTTGCTCATAAGATTAACGTTAGGTATCGATCGGTATCTTTAGTGTTAGGTTTGTAACATGAAAACGTCTAAAATGTTAGGTGCCATAGGTATAGAATGTTTATGCGGGGAGGTTTTAGTAAGACACtcatacaaataaaattaactcTGATCATTAACTCCCGCATATCTTGACCATCCCATTTGCACTTTTACGATTAAAAGAACCAACTATTCTTACATCTCGTCAGCCAGCACAGACCCAGTGCCCTACCAATCCTACCATACATATTCCCGTGTTGTAAGTACAGCAGCACCAGCTGCCGTATCGCCGTCTCGGTCGCGCCCCCACTGCGGCAAAGCCAACGGCGCAGCATCCGATGCGACCACATAAACTTGACCCGAGGCATTTGCATAAAGTCTCCACACGCCTTGCGTATTCTCTAAGGAGTTTTCAAGGTTTGAAACAACTTAAAAGTCTTTCTTCCGTTGTATTTATTCGTAATTGTATACTGATTGGCAAtcgatatttttataaatttagaCAGATATTTTAAATCGTAATGATCACAAAAAAGTTGTTACAGAAAACCACCTACTTGAAATTGAGAGTGGAACAAAACAAGCTTCAAACTCATAATAAGTCTAGTTCCGTTTTTAGACTACATTGTATTCAAAAATAGACGATTTGAATAAATCATGGGGCACAATTCCTAAACAAATAATGCCGCATTTGAATATAAAGTACTTGCAACTTTTTTCCTCTAAGACTAGGATTTGTATGAAATGGTCGTAATTTTGAGGGTCGCTTGCCAAGGCCAGACATGAAGACTACAATACTAGGAATTGAACGTATTATGAATTCGAAACCTATTTAAGTAAGCGAAGCAACTTAGCATTGTCATATTCGACATACACGATACGATAATAACCTAGGGGTCGTTCTTGTGTAGATCTTTTTTAGGATTTATTTTGGAGAGTAGTTAATAGTAAGAAATATTGCTTAAATTTGCCGTGCTTATGACTACTCGTAAATCCAAATATAACCTACGTAaaagataattattttgtagGTATGCCAGCTACTTCGAAATTCGAATTATAATTTACTAACATTAAACGATGGCAAAAAAGTACCAACGGATAAAACTTTTAGTCTTCCTACATTTACTTACGACGTTACGTATATATAAAAGCGATTAGGTATCtacatacagggtggggcctgtaacaaaagcaaaaaattaaactgtaggctatactccttaaactgaccaacatttgttcagtgtcttttaaaaattatgaagtctttaaattttcaatttttcatacaaaataaatattagcttcaatgtacgccattattgttgtcattgacgttgtctgtcacactttagacttaacagaattcgcaatacattacctcttagaaaaaactttcaagggtgataaaaatcaaaatacaagttatttttaaaagtcgctgaacaaatgttgatcagtataaggagaatagcctacagtttaatttttttgcttttgttacaggccccactctgtataaatgttaattattttatatgtaaatttggaaaaaagtgaaaaaagtGTCTATAAACTTTCATGAATAACATGAAACTTTCATAAAGttgttattataataagtagtaaaaAAGCTAATGTTCTAATATTCAGTTGTCGTCCGTCTCGAGGCTACGGCAGCCTTCCGAACAACCCTGTAAGGCTCAAGTTCACGAACGGTCGTCTCTCTACAACCTTATCTAACACGACGGCTATTCCCACTCGGCCGACTAACCAGTATATCATGACCTCGGTACTTAATAACCACGTTGGATTGAAGAGCTCTATTAAGACTGGATTTTAAAATCTGTATCGTTCTGAAAGGTTGTCTGCTTTCCTTTGGTTCAGATAGTACCAgtgttttttgattttttgttaCATGTAAACCATGTGCTATCAGagacacagatgtcatatataccatagatcaagcaaacgtatctacttagcgtgtcaaatgaactcagtgaaatccactgagttgtccgtctttaatcgcagcttgcagctttagggcgtcaatttttgtaagttgaagtcaatcaaaacataaaaaatgcctcgttacgtgatattcaattgcaacaacacaaaaattatgaacaatcaagagcctgagacatatttaaaattacaggcaagaaacaacttcagtacaaaatttgacacgctctgccccta contains:
- the LOC125234157 gene encoding RNA-binding protein MEX3D, which produces MPSSLFGELGSVGGGLVEDQRAFQLALELSLLNLGESLPTANPLASPLGFAPPPDDRAKKSQNMTECVPVPSSEHVAEIVGRQGCKIKALRAKTNTYIKTPVRGEEPVFVVTGRKEDVARAKREILSAAEHFSQIRASRKCGAAPPPPAGAPGHVTAQVRVPYRVVGLVVGPKGATIKRIQHTTHTYIVTPSREREPVFEVTGLPESVEAARKEIEAHIALRTGAAGGPAGATPAADSEPLAQLYRAGLASLLPRPEQEAAFSSAGSCSSGGSSARLGDLLGIWSSTERDEGLGESPSFESPGGGTAGVWAWGTRPSPAASPVRACAVCGERGVAAALVPCGHNLFCLECAQRLAAGGAPCPACSAPAHQAIRILS